Within the Musa acuminata AAA Group cultivar baxijiao chromosome BXJ2-9, Cavendish_Baxijiao_AAA, whole genome shotgun sequence genome, the region AACTGAGGAAAAACATCAGTGCAGTGCAGGAGTAGAGAGCCGGGTACTTCTCGCCGAGTTTGGATTGCAGAGGGAACCACGAAGACAAACAAAAACAACCGGCGAGAAGCGCAAGAGACGCCATCAACCAAGCACTTGAGGTGTAGCTCATAGCAGGCGGCAACGGTGACTGTGGTTGCGCTGATGCCGTCGATCGATGAGGTGCTTGATTCAAGGCGACGCCCTTGTAGAACATCAGCACGATCACCCCTGTGAAGCACACTGTTGCTCCGATTGCCTTGGCAATCCCCGCCTTGGTCTTGGGATTCAGGGACTCCATCCTGCGGAAGCAACATCAACATCAACTCCAAGGAATGTGGCATGCACAGTAAAGTTCTCGAGATGAATGTGCTATCAAGAGGACGCCTAAGTTTCATCAATTCAGAATCAGTTTTATCTCTATTAAAAAGCGAAGATTTGGGGCTAGTAGCTTGAAGATGTATTTACAAGTTAAAAAGTTGTTTCTCGCATCCATCTTTTTGTAACTATGTGAAAACTCCGGGGCACGAAAAGTACCGCAAGGCTAAGGATATGAGGAAGGTGAACACAGGAGAGACGTTGAGGAAAGCATATGCAAACGTCGCGGAGGTGTAATGCAAtccaagaaaaaagagaaacTGCATCAGAGACACCCTGCAACCACAGTGTGTTTCTCTATCATATCCACTCATTATATATATGTTGAGCAAAAGCACTTTGAGCCAGAAAAGCTTTACTAAAATCTATCTATGGAGTTACCCAATCAATGCGCTAAAGAAGATATATACAAAGATCTCGACCGTCAGCTTTGGCCTCGTCTTCCTGCAATCACCATCCACTACAAATTAGAGCTCAATTCCATCTCTCAGGTGAATCAGTGGCAGTTGTTTCTATATATACCTCTCGTGGAAGTAGGCGATGGGAGCCATGAACAAGGTTGCTATCAGTTGTCTGAGGGTAATCAGAATAAGCTTATTCATCCCCTCTTCCATCACCTTCTTGACCATGGTGTTCATCACCGCAAGCATGACATCCACTGCCAGCATTGCGAAGACTGATCTCCACTCACTCCGATTACAGGCCATTCTTgcagccagccagccagccacaACTAGAATGCTATATCGGTGTGATGGGAAGGGCGTGAGGATTCCACTATCAAATCGGGGGCTATTTATGCAGCTCACCTACTGCTTTTTAGCGTTCAAGTGCTGATATCATCTGAGTGCATCAGCACCGGAATCCTATTCTGACTGCTGATAGATTCACAGGTTTTACTGCTGATATCAGCGTGATTACGCCAGCTTTGAGGTGGCGCCCGTAACTTTTCCAGTGTAGCCATTTGCCCAATTGATTATTTTTACTGACCTACTAAAATTGGAGAATAAGAATTGTAATTCATGGCTGCTTGTTCTCCATCTGGGTATATGTAACATGCTGcagtataagtatatatatatatatacatatatatatgtatatatacatatacatatatatatgtatatatatacatatacatatatttatgtatatatatacatatatatatatgtatatatatacatatgtatatgtatatatatacatatgtatatatacatatatatatgtatatatatatatatatacatatatatatgtatatacatatatatatgtatatatatatgtatatgtatatgtatatgtatatgtatatatatatatatatatatatatatatacatatatgtatatgtatatatatatacatgtatatatatatgtatatatataatacatgtatatatatatatatgtatatatatatatatgtatgtatatatatatatatatgtatgtatatatatatatgtatgtatatatatatatacatatgtatatatatatacatacatatatatatatatatacatatgtatatgtatatatatatatacatatgtatatgtatatatatatatacatatgtatatgtatatatatacatatacatatgtatatatatatacatacatatacatacatatgtatatatatatatacatacatatatatatatatacatatgtatgtatatatatgtatatatatatatgtatatatatatatattgaagtttTGGCACAGATCGACTTGGAACATCttgatcaaaagatttatttagtGAATGACATGTACCTTTCTACGGATGGCGTTAAGCTAAGCGGCCATATCGGAATTGTTCCTGAACTCTGTCACTTGAGATCATTGATTCTATATGAACGGCTCGGCATTTTGGAAAAGGACATCCCACTCTATAGTTCCCGATCGATTTGCCAGTCTCTTTTGGCATCTATACTCTCCCCATGATCACAAATCCTGCAGTCGCCAATTTGCTAACATGGGTACAATGTTTCCACCAAAAGTTATTTTCATCTCTTATTCCATAGAATTGGCACCTTGCATTTTATTGAAACAGCGAGTTCCATAATTAAAATGTTCGTGAGCTACTGTGGCAGTGGAATTCTTAGGATATGTAGATATAGAGGGCAGGAATCAGAATCACTGTCTTGTCATTAATGTTAGCCTAAGGCTGGCCTATACTTTTACCTCCATTAGGTATCGCTCGTTATCGACGACACATAATAAAGAAAGCGTTTACTTATTGACTCCTCAGTACCCAAAGATTGCTGATGCTTTTGTGGTGCTTCTTCGTGTGTGCAAAGCAAGATGGACTTGGACTTTATATGGTGTACTCGGAAACTTCCGGTGATTAGGAATACTGATGGAGAGGAGGAGACGAAGTTGCGAAGGTGGTTCAGAAAAGATGCATGAATGAATCTAAAGCCACAAAAAAAGCTCCAAGGAAAGCAGTGAGCTACTGCTTCTTCAACTTTAAGTTGGTCACGTACTGGGAAAGAAGAAAAGCGATCATTTTTAAAAGTCAGCTTCTACATTGTATAATCTACAAATAAATGCAGCgatagaaggaaaagaaaaaggtcgAGAATAGAACCAAATTGACGATCCAAACAAACTGGTTAAGCTTTTTGGTCAATGCCAATCTGTTTTTGGTTAAAAGGCTTGTTCTCACATTGGTTTTTGCAGCAGGCAGAATAAAATGAAGTAGGCCATGCCACCCTTAAAAGAATAGAAAGCAAAAACCAAGATAACCTCTCGTTCTATCAATTTATGCCATTAATGCCGTGGAAAGCTCCAAGAACCAAGTGGAGGAGGTATAGGATTACGCCATAAATGCCATTCCATAGGAATTGTATCATTGACAGAGAGTATTGGATTCTTCATCAATCTCAATGGCTTTTATATATTTGGTATTTAAAAATCAGTATCTAAGTGGAGTAGTGCTAAGAAATCttgagaagaatatatatatatatatatatatatatatataatctgtgtCATCATAATGTGAAAAGTGTTTGCCATTGGAAGGCACTGCATCAGAGAGTTTAACCATGCCTTTTCAGTTCTCATGGCATTGTCTTGGTGGTGCAGCCATGAATCACAAGGATATGAGGACCACCAACACCAGTCAGCAGTCACATTCTTCGTCATTGTTTTCTCAAAAGTAGTCCTACTTAT harbors:
- the LOC135623922 gene encoding WAT1-related protein At3g30340-like isoform X1; translation: MACNRSEWRSVFAMLAVDVMLAVMNTMVKKVMEEGMNKLILITLRQLIATLFMAPIAYFHERKTRPKLTVEIFVYIFFSALIGVSLMQFLFFLGLHYTSATFAYAFLNVSPVFTFLISLALRMESLNPKTKAGIAKAIGATVCFTGVIVLMFYKGVALNQAPHRSTASAQPQSPLPPAMSYTSSAWLMASLALLAGCFCLSSWFPLQSKLGEKYPALYSCTALMFFLSFLQTAAMSLATVRGHSVWLLRKKLEIATVIFSGFAGSGLGFLAMSWCVEQRGPVFTAAFMPFVQIFGAGIDFTILHEQVYLGSVLGSVLVIAGLYSLLWGKNKEARSCAAKAAEGNGENQVQVQLQSV
- the LOC135623922 gene encoding WAT1-related protein At3g30340-like isoform X2, whose protein sequence is MACNRSEWRSVFAMLAVDVMLAVMNTMVKKVMEEGMNKLILITLRQLIATLFMAPIAYFHERKTRPKLTVEIFVYIFFSALIGMESLNPKTKAGIAKAIGATVCFTGVIVLMFYKGVALNQAPHRSTASAQPQSPLPPAMSYTSSAWLMASLALLAGCFCLSSWFPLQSKLGEKYPALYSCTALMFFLSFLQTAAMSLATVRGHSVWLLRKKLEIATVIFSGFAGSGLGFLAMSWCVEQRGPVFTAAFMPFVQIFGAGIDFTILHEQVYLGSVLGSVLVIAGLYSLLWGKNKEARSCAAKAAEGNGENQVQVQLQSV